The Nitrospirae bacterium YQR-1 genome segment TGGGATATGATAAAACCCCCTCCTTCTCTGTTACAGTCCAAACACGGCGGGAAGATAACCGGAGTTACAAAGATAGATGAGGGTGAGGGACTTCTTCTAATACTTGACCTCGAAAGCGTTATCACTGACATCGGAGCCTTGATACCAAAGCCAGGCATATCCATGGACGATGTCAGAAGGACGGATAAGAAAAAACTAACCGGCAACGTCTTAATTGTTGATGATTCATCGGTAGCCAGACGAATTTTAAAAGATACTCTTGAAAACATCGGGTTAACCATAATGGAGGCGGTAGATGGCAAACAGGCACTCAGCCTTCTTTCTGATTTTCAGAAAAAAATTGGAGACCAGCCGATAGAGAGTTTTATCAACCTCATAATCTCCGATGTTGAGATGCCTGAAATGGATGGGCTTACCTTTACAAAAAACGTCAAGTCCAACCCGCTGTTACAGAAAATCCCGATAATCGTAAACACATCCTTAAGCGGAGCCGAGAACAAGGAAAAGGCCAAAGTGGTTGGAGCTGAGGGCTATCTCATAAAGTTTGATGTTGCAAATCTAATATCGGAAGTCTCACGGTTTTTCAAATACTGACAGATGAGAAAAGGACCCTTAATTGAAAAAGACAGTTTTACCCTGATTGGAAAGGAAATGAAAAAGGAATTTGACAGTTTTCATCTGCCCATAGTGAAACGGATAATTCATGCCACCGGTGATTTTCAGTTTGAAGATACGATCCTGTTCCACCCTGATGCAGTAAAAAGCGCCGTGGCGGCAATCAGGCGCGGGATGGACATAGTGGTTGATGTTAAAATGGTTGAAGCCGGAATAAACAAAAAAGCCCTCGGTAAATTCGGCGGTAAGGTCATATGTAGGATTTCCGATGAGGAGGTTGAGCAGACCGCCTTAAAGTTGTCCCTGACAAGGGCTGAGGCCGCCATGGAGATGATTCTTTCAGGCGGGGTGAATTCAAATATCGGCATAATTGCCGTGGGTAATGCCCCCACGGCCCTGTTAAAAGCTATGGAAATTATAGATACCGTGAGGTTCACACCGGCTCTTGTTGTCGGCGTGCCGGTTGGTTTTGTAAAGGCTGAGGAATCAAAGGATATGCTCTCTAAAAAAAGCTACCCTTTTATCACCTGTCTGGGCAGAAAGGGCGGCTCACCGGTTGCCGCCGCTATCTTAAACGCTATAATTATTCTTGCCGGTGAAAAATAATTTTTCATTAACTTACATACAAACCACTTTGGAGGAGTAAGGTCATATGGACAGAAGAGATTTTATTAAATTTGGCGCAGCGGCGGTGTTGGGTTTTTGTGCTTCAATACCTAAACTGGTTTTTGCCGATAAAGACTTTGAAGCTGAAGTAAAAAAACTTATTGAAGGAAACGAGAGGTTTATCAAGGGAGAGTTTAAACATCGGGATTCGAGTGCCGCTAAGCTTGGTGAACTTTCCAAAGGGCAACATCCTTTTGCGGTGGTGGTATCGTGTTCGGATTCAAGGGTTGACCCGGAAATTGTGTTTGATAAGGACCTTGGTGAAATATTTGTAGTGCGCACTGCCGGCAACGTGGTGGACAAAATAGCACTAGGTAGTATTGAATATGCTGTTGAACACCTGCACAGCCCAATTGTAGTGGTTGTGGGGCATGAGAGCTGCGGGGCGGTAAAGGCTACCCTTGAGGCAAAGGGTAAAGTACACGGCAACATTGGTGCTATTGTGGATAAAATCGTTCCTGCGGCTGCATCTGCCAGGAAAAAAACAAAAGCCGGTGAGGATGTCCTCTACAACGCAATTATCGAAAATATCAAACTTGTAACTAAGGAAATTTCCACTAAAAGCCCGATTATCGCCAAGGAGCTTAAAGAGGGAAAGGTTAACGTTCTGGGCGCATATTATTCTATCTCAACAGGAAAAGTCACAAGGGTTTAGCCCCCTGTGATGGTGGTGGGAATCATAGGCGTCCACATAGGGCGTAAAGGTGATGGTATGCCTGCATTGAATGCATATGGGCGGGGCGCTACAGTGTCCCCTTGGTTGAGGGAACACCTTTAATGCGCTTGTCTATGCAGAGCGCCTGACTCAACGCCCTGCCAAAGGCCTTAAATATGGATTCATATATGTGGTGGGCATCCCTGCCATAATGCAGACGCACGTGGAGATTAAACAGTCCGTGATTACTTAGCCCCCGGAAGAAATCCTCAAACAGGGATACCTGAAAATCCCTCAGTGTGGCATCCCCTGCGTTTACATTATAAACTAGATACGGCCTCCCGCTGAGATCAATAATAACCTCCGAGAGGCTTTCATCCATCGGCACCGCAGCGCTGCCAAATCTGCGTATCCCCTCTTTGGTTCCCAGCGCTTTTGTCAGAGCACTTCCAATGGTTATCCCCA includes the following:
- a CDS encoding chemotaxis protein, with translation MAQGIGALPEVLKVGTNEMELVVFKMFTSRESGETETRIYGVNVAKVREIIPMPTLTTVPDTPNYADSMAEVRGEVIPIIDLGRWMKLKMPDIEIRPKVIVLEMLGTTVGMIVHDVERIRRIKWDMIKPPPSLLQSKHGGKITGVTKIDEGEGLLLILDLESVITDIGALIPKPGISMDDVRRTDKKKLTGNVLIVDDSSVARRILKDTLENIGLTIMEAVDGKQALSLLSDFQKKIGDQPIESFINLIISDVEMPEMDGLTFTKNVKSNPLLQKIPIIVNTSLSGAENKEKAKVVGAEGYLIKFDVANLISEVSRFFKY
- a CDS encoding precorrin-8X methylmutase: MRKGPLIEKDSFTLIGKEMKKEFDSFHLPIVKRIIHATGDFQFEDTILFHPDAVKSAVAAIRRGMDIVVDVKMVEAGINKKALGKFGGKVICRISDEEVEQTALKLSLTRAEAAMEMILSGGVNSNIGIIAVGNAPTALLKAMEIIDTVRFTPALVVGVPVGFVKAEESKDMLSKKSYPFITCLGRKGGSPVAAAILNAIIILAGEK
- a CDS encoding carbonic anhydrase; this encodes MDRRDFIKFGAAAVLGFCASIPKLVFADKDFEAEVKKLIEGNERFIKGEFKHRDSSAAKLGELSKGQHPFAVVVSCSDSRVDPEIVFDKDLGEIFVVRTAGNVVDKIALGSIEYAVEHLHSPIVVVVGHESCGAVKATLEAKGKVHGNIGAIVDKIVPAAASARKKTKAGEDVLYNAIIENIKLVTKEISTKSPIIAKELKEGKVNVLGAYYSISTGKVTRV
- the hisB gene encoding imidazoleglycerol-phosphate dehydratase HisB; translation: MRTAKVERKTKETDITVEIILDGNGVNSINTQIPFLNHMLDIMGKHGLFDLTVSATGDIEVDYHHLMEDVGITIGSALTKALGTKEGIRRFGSAAVPMDESLSEVIIDLSGRPYLVYNVNAGDATLRDFQVSLFEDFFRGLSNHGLFNLHVRLHYGRDAHHIYESIFKAFGRALSQALCIDKRIKGVPSTKGTL